A section of the Bacteroidales bacterium genome encodes:
- a CDS encoding AAA family ATPase, which translates to KIWKLKIPRLSINNCKKLAEQFDLTGGEIDNIIRKIEMYEIMHTDKVSFEKIAEFCKDERWQLENERKKVGF; encoded by the coding sequence TAAAATTTGGAAACTTAAAATTCCTAGATTATCAATAAATAATTGTAAAAAACTTGCCGAACAATTTGACCTTACAGGTGGCGAAATTGATAATATTATTCGTAAAATCGAAATGTATGAAATAATGCATACAGATAAAGTAAGTTTTGAAAAGATTGCCGAGTTTTGTAAAGACGAAAGATGGCAATTAGAAAATGAAAGAAAAAAAGTAGGGTTTTAA
- a CDS encoding DUF2779 domain-containing protein produces the protein MKLFTKSRFKLCLDCPTKLYYQDREAKYDNLKKEDAFLEALAEGGYQVGELAKLYYPDGYNITERGYDIPLEKTNELLKKENVVIFEAAIRYNNFFIRVDILEKKANTINLIEVKSKSYSDEDSDFKPNNPYVQDVAFQTYVMKKAFPQWKINSFLMLADKSKVASINGLNQMFRLVKSNDGHTSVFLNKEMIAKHGIGEPILSKVDVGEVVDEILNGFDDELSFEEKITNWADLHSKEQKIESNLSYRCFNCEFQSDNLLRSGFRECWSKHYTWADDDYTKPKMSEIWNLHYTKKEKLFEEGIFFLEQVEKADLGDFNNTSIELSGRERQWLQVEKYKTKDFTPFIEVDGLRNQMQYFTYPLHFIDFETCMVAIPFYKGQRPYEQIAFQFSHHVMHKTGQVEHKTEFIEIERGKYPNFDFLRALKKALENDEGTIFRYAAHENTVLNQILKQIEGTDIENLPDKDELINFIKSITCNKKTKHEGDRNMVDLLCLVKDYYYHPKMKGSNSIKVVLPAVIESDYIKNKYSQPIGKINITSKNFPDDMVWYRLDENGQVIDPYKLLSPVFNDIIILGDDADEDETVASGGAAMTAFARMQFAEMPENQRNTIIESLKRYCELDTLAMVIIYDYFRNLTGI, from the coding sequence ATGAAACTCTTCACAAAGTCTCGTTTTAAACTTTGTTTAGATTGTCCAACAAAGTTATATTATCAAGATAGAGAGGCTAAATACGATAATCTTAAAAAAGAAGATGCTTTTCTTGAAGCTCTTGCAGAAGGCGGTTATCAGGTTGGTGAGCTTGCAAAATTATATTATCCTGATGGTTATAATATTACTGAAAGAGGCTACGACATTCCATTAGAGAAAACTAACGAATTATTAAAAAAAGAAAATGTTGTAATTTTTGAAGCAGCAATTAGATACAATAATTTTTTTATCAGAGTTGATATTCTTGAGAAAAAAGCTAATACAATAAATTTAATTGAGGTTAAATCAAAATCTTACAGCGATGAAGATTCAGATTTTAAACCAAATAATCCTTATGTCCAAGATGTTGCTTTTCAAACTTATGTAATGAAAAAGGCTTTTCCACAGTGGAAAATAAATTCTTTTCTAATGTTAGCCGACAAGTCTAAAGTTGCAAGTATTAACGGGTTAAATCAAATGTTTAGACTTGTCAAAAGCAATGATGGACATACAAGCGTTTTTCTAAACAAAGAAATGATTGCCAAACATGGAATTGGTGAGCCTATTCTGTCAAAAGTTGACGTGGGCGAAGTGGTTGATGAGATATTAAATGGTTTTGATGACGAACTTAGTTTTGAAGAAAAAATTACAAATTGGGCTGACTTACATTCTAAAGAGCAAAAAATAGAATCAAATCTTTCTTACAGATGCTTTAATTGCGAATTTCAAAGTGATAATTTATTAAGGTCGGGATTTAGAGAATGCTGGTCAAAGCATTATACTTGGGCTGATGATGACTATACTAAACCGAAAATGTCAGAAATATGGAATTTACATTATACAAAAAAAGAAAAACTTTTTGAAGAAGGAATTTTCTTTTTAGAACAAGTAGAAAAAGCAGATTTAGGAGATTTTAATAATACTTCAATAGAATTATCTGGCAGAGAAAGGCAATGGCTGCAAGTAGAAAAATATAAAACTAAAGATTTTACACCTTTTATTGAAGTTGATGGCTTGAGAAATCAAATGCAGTATTTCACATATCCATTACATTTTATAGATTTTGAAACTTGTATGGTAGCAATTCCTTTTTATAAAGGGCAAAGACCTTACGAGCAAATTGCTTTTCAGTTTTCTCATCATGTAATGCATAAAACAGGACAAGTAGAACATAAAACTGAATTTATTGAAATTGAAAGAGGAAAGTATCCTAATTTTGATTTTTTAAGAGCTTTAAAAAAAGCATTAGAAAATGATGAGGGAACAATTTTTAGATATGCTGCTCATGAAAATACAGTTTTAAATCAAATTTTGAAACAAATTGAAGGTACTGATATTGAGAATTTACCAGATAAAGATGAATTGATAAATTTCATTAAATCAATAACTTGTAATAAGAAAACTAAGCATGAAGGAGATAGAAATATGGTTGATTTATTGTGTCTTGTAAAAGATTATTACTATCATCCAAAAATGAAAGGCTCAAATTCTATAAAGGTAGTTTTACCAGCAGTGATAGAATCTGATTATATAAAAAATAAGTATTCACAGCCAATAGGTAAAATAAACATTACAAGCAAAAATTTTCCTGACGATATGGTTTGGTATAGACTTGATGAAAATGGACAAGTTATTGACCCATATAAATTATTAAGTCCTGTATTTAATGATATTATTATTTTAGGTGATGATGCCGATGAAGACGAAACTGTAGCAAGTGGTGGAGCTGCAATGACAGCATTTGCAAGAATGCAATTTGCAGAAATGCCCGAAAACCAAAGAAATACAATTATTGAATCTTTAAAAAGGTATTGCGAATTAGACACTCTCGCTATGGTAATAATTTATGATTATTTTAGAAACCTTACAGGAATATAA
- a CDS encoding ATP-binding protein, which translates to MQRKLLEQLVEWKNSKKRLPLLLEGARQVGKTYLLKILFGEKHFKKVIHVNFEKADSELINLFEGNIQPQRIISYLALKFNTIINQDDTLIIFDEIQEVPRALTSLKYFAEDAPEYYVVATGSLLGIALHSGTSFPVGKVNRLRLYPMDFEEFCWANNMQNQTEEAHNAIKLLKKPLITSGFKDVFQQYLTIGGMPAVVSEWIENKNLDTVEMILKNILADYKDDFSKHTSNAESRRISNLWQSLPQQFAKENHKFFYKTIEPSARGRDYAFALDWLSDAGLIYKVNNTAYGDKLPLSFYANNSDFKIYALDVGVLRQLASLPSSVVIGDDNIWSNFGGAFAENFVLQQLRSLGFNEAYYWTSNANNPKQPKGKSELDFIISDKNTIYPIEVKSGEQVKAQSLRVFREKYNPKLSIRFSLKELEYNNGLLNIPLYYSFLFNDLIKQKENLSISDFAFKDND; encoded by the coding sequence ATGCAAAGAAAATTATTAGAACAATTAGTAGAGTGGAAAAATAGTAAAAAACGCTTGCCTTTGCTATTAGAAGGCGCTCGACAAGTTGGCAAGACCTATCTTCTAAAAATACTTTTTGGAGAAAAGCATTTTAAAAAAGTAATACATGTTAATTTTGAAAAAGCAGATTCAGAGTTAATCAATTTATTTGAAGGCAATATTCAGCCTCAGCGTATTATTAGTTATTTGGCTTTAAAATTTAACACCATTATAAATCAAGACGACACCTTGATAATTTTTGATGAAATTCAGGAAGTGCCTCGTGCATTGACTTCATTAAAATATTTTGCAGAAGATGCACCTGAATATTATGTTGTAGCTACAGGAAGTTTGCTTGGCATCGCTTTGCATAGTGGGACATCATTCCCTGTTGGGAAAGTTAATAGATTACGCTTGTATCCAATGGATTTTGAGGAATTTTGTTGGGCAAACAATATGCAAAACCAAACAGAAGAGGCTCATAATGCAATAAAATTATTAAAAAAGCCACTAATAACAAGCGGGTTCAAAGATGTTTTTCAGCAATATCTAACAATAGGAGGAATGCCTGCTGTAGTATCAGAATGGATTGAAAATAAAAACCTTGATACTGTGGAAATGATTCTAAAAAACATTCTTGCCGACTACAAAGATGACTTCAGCAAACATACAAGTAACGCAGAATCAAGAAGAATAAGTAATTTATGGCAAAGTCTGCCACAGCAATTCGCTAAAGAAAATCACAAATTTTTTTACAAAACAATTGAACCATCAGCACGAGGACGCGATTATGCTTTTGCACTTGATTGGTTGAGTGATGCAGGATTGATTTACAAAGTAAATAACACTGCTTACGGCGACAAATTGCCTCTGTCTTTTTATGCAAACAACTCAGATTTTAAAATTTATGCTCTTGATGTTGGTGTGTTGCGACAGTTAGCAAGTTTGCCAAGCTCAGTTGTTATTGGCGATGATAATATTTGGTCAAATTTTGGCGGTGCTTTTGCTGAAAATTTTGTTTTACAACAATTGCGTTCTCTTGGCTTTAACGAAGCATACTATTGGACAAGCAATGCTAACAATCCAAAACAACCCAAAGGAAAAAGCGAACTTGATTTTATTATTTCAGACAAAAATACAATTTATCCAATTGAAGTAAAATCAGGAGAACAAGTAAAAGCACAAAGTTTGAGAGTATTCCGCGAGAAATATAATCCAAAACTAAGCATTCGTTTTTCTCTCAAAGAGTTAGAATACAATAATGGGCTTTTAAACATCCCGCTTTATTATTCATTTTTATTTAATGACTTGATAAAACAAAAAGAAAATTTATCAATTTCTGATTTTGCATTTAAGGATAATGATTAG